A single genomic interval of Saccharomyces eubayanus strain FM1318 chromosome IV, whole genome shotgun sequence harbors:
- the LRG1 gene encoding GTPase-activating protein LRG1, which produces MIQNSAGYRSLNTTAPMTMHIKNQKKICAHCNKQVVQDSQRTKTTLKALGKYYHENCFTCQDCRKPLKPKYFPYQVSKTSEPILLCQYDYFRRHNLLCHVCDTPLRGLYYTAFGYRYDEEHFSCTICATPCGVKKCFMYEDQLYCKYHFLKYFSKRCKGCEFPISDQYIEFPKGEEIHCWHPECYGIHKYWHVNLAADTVGLQYLPKLEYSPNAKDNDLNPTAYELDKQMQAFNFILSKTWSVLYRFEEEAASCISDMFQYLTSNDQLKGIESTALLVLKIECLFKGLDTLNLSTNNNMSIGHESECVDNNAMAINKYSKFPKNLSTKIMIYLQLLRKLGTESKNETITISSFMSVITGLAHFLKLLTRFGLYTSLENNKTIRSVNPLLKFLREVEKNELFEENPFQFIKTPVNATDSCAGCNKYIQEECVQFYEYRWHIACFVCSSCQKKINPMSLTDPTFNKEKKRILCSHCSIDDPASVPGFRFVTKLAQLIFLLKIALVKSRTVMLKSRASNKAGSTPLQSTMLNEQTYIRTLNDIKRLRSRRESVRVTHNKQQARKSVILETTETDLNDPTKQGDNKNLVIQTDDLSVNQQVSTRENVFSNTKTLTLDDISRIVAAEQARELRPNAFTHFKKLKETDDEASNIAPKKSGVYYSELNTTELSIIKAISLSLLTSKHLISKMDPNFNNLESMIFSNEKQILAGSFWNKMRVMMSMEPKKTIPKTVFGTPLDILCEKWGVDSDLGVGPVKIRIPIIIDELISSLRQMDMSVEGIFRKNGNIRRLRELTATIDSNPTEAPDFSKENAIQLSALLKKFIRELPDPILSTDLYDMWIKASKVDSEDEKQRIILLIYSLLPSYNRNLLEALLSFLHWTSSFSYIENEMGSKMDIHNLSTVITPNILYLPHKEASNDNASEEPESGLVDSFAQNKGENYFLAIEIVDYLITHNEEMAMVPKFLMNLLREVQSQKLDNYESINNHISHILEKKTIDYSEFDVKSPVTVKDSTTMVVQSEINKTENDT; this is translated from the coding sequence ATGATTCAAAACTCAGCTGGTTATCGATCACTTAATACCACGGCTCCGATGACCATGCATATAAAAAACCAGAAGAAAATCTGTGCTCATTGTAACAAGCAAGTTGTACAAGATAGCCAACGAACGAAGACGACGTTGAAGGCGCTGGGTAAATACTACCACGAAAACTGCTTTACATGTCAAGACTGTAGAAAGCCTTTGAAACCCAAGTACTTTCCATACCAAGTGAGCAAGACGAGTGAACCTATCTTGCTATGTCAATACGATTATTTTAGAAGGCATAATTTGTTATGCCACGTATGTGATACACCATTACGTGGTTTATATTATACTGCATTCGGTTACAGATATGATGAAGAGCATTTCTCCTGTACAATCTGTGCTACCCCCTGTGgtgtaaaaaaatgtttcatGTACGAGGACCAATTGTATTGTAAGtaccattttttaaagTATTTCTCCAAACGTTGTAAAGGCTGTGAATTTCCAATATCAGATCAATATATCGAGTTTCCCAAAGGTGAAGAAATACATTGTTGGCACCCAGAATGTTATGGGATTCATAAGTACTGGCATGTAAATCTGGCTGCTGACACCGTTGGTTTACAGTATCTTCCCAAGCTAGAGTATAGCCCCAATGCGAAGGACAATGATTTAAATCCAACGGCTTACGAGTTAGATAAACAAATGCAGGCATTTAACTTTATTCTATCTAAAACATGGTCGGTTTTATACCGTTTTGAGGAAGAAGCAGCTTCGTGCATTTCCGATATGTTTCAATACCTAACAAGTAATGACCAATTGAAAGGTATAGAATCTACAGCCTTATTGGTGCTGAAAATTGAATGTCTCTTTAAAGGGCTCGACACTCTGAACCTGTCAACCAATAATAACATGTCCATCGGCCACGAATCAGAGTGCGTTGACAACAATGCAATGGCTATCAACAAATACAGCAAATTTCCCAAAAACTTATCCACAAAGATAATGATATACTTACAATTGTTGAGAAAGTTGGGGACAGAAAGCAAGAACGAGACTATTACAATATCGTCTTTCATGTCCGTTATTACTGGACTGGCTCATTTTCTAAAGCTACTGACTAGATTTGGATTATACACAAGCttagaaaacaacaaaacaattCGCTCGGTAAATCCGTTGCTAAAATTTTTGAGGGAAGTGGAAAAGAATGAGCTTTTCGAAGAGAATCCATTTCAATTCATCAAGACGCCTGTTAACGCTACAGATAGTTGTGCTGGTTGCAACAAATATATACAAGAGGAATGTGTTCAATTCTATGAGTATAGGTGGCATATAGCCTGTTTCGTCTGCTCCTCatgccaaaagaaaattaatCCGATGAGCTTAACAGACCCCACTTTCaataaagagaagaaaagaatattatgTTCTCATTGTTCGATCGATGATCCTGCTTCCGTACCGGGCTTCAGATTCGTCACTAAGCTGGCGCAGctaatttttctcttaaaAATTGCCCTAGTTAAATCAAGAACTGTTATGTTGAAATCGAGAGCCTCTAATAAAGCCGGCAGTACTCCCTTACAGAGTACTATGCTGAACGAACAAACCTACATTAGAACATTGAATGACATTAAACGATTAAGATCAAGAAGAGAGAGCGTCCGAGTTACTCataacaaacaacaagCCAGAAAATCAGTCATATTGGAAACTACAGAAACAGACTTAAATGATCCAACGAAACAAGGAGATAACAAGAATCTAGTGATTCAAACAGATGATCTGTCTGTTAATCAGCAAGTTAGTACGCGTGAAAATGTTTTTAGTAATACGAAAACGTTAACGTTAGACGATATTTCTCGTATTGTAGCCGCTGAACAGGCAAGAGAGTTAAGGCCAAACGCATTTACGcactttaaaaaattaaaggaaaCTGATGACGAAGCTTCCAATATCGCTCCCAAAAAAAGTGGAGTCTATTATTCAGAACTGAATACAACGGAGTTATCGATAATCAAGGCCATCAGTTTATCATTGTTAACTAGCAAACACTTGATATCCAAAATGGACCCCAATTTTAATAATTTGGAAtctatgattttttcaaacgaAAAGCAAATATTGGCAGGTAGCTTCTGGAACAAAATGAGAGTTATGATGAGCATGGAACCCAAAAAAACCATACCTAAAACTGTCTTTGGTACCCCGTTGGACATACTATGTGAAAAATGGGGTGTCGATTCTGATTTAGGTGTAGGTCCCGTTAAAATCAGAATCCCTATAATAATTGACGAGCTGATATCATCTTTGAGGCAAATGGATATGTCAGTGGAGGGTATTTTTAGGAAAAATGGGAATATAAGAAGACTAAGGGAACTAACCGCTACCATTGACAGCAACCCAACTGAAGCAcctgatttttcaaaagaaaatgcgATTCAATTATCAGCTctgttaaaaaaatttataagAGAACTGCCCGATCCCATTTTGTCAACTGATTTATATGACATGTGGATCAAAGCTTCCAAAGTCGACTCAGAGGATGAGAAACAGCGCATTATACTGTTGATATATTCCTTGTTGCCTTCATACAACCGCAACTTACTTGAAGCACTGTTATCATTTTTGCATTGGACATCTTCTTTCTCCTACATTGAGAATGAAATGGGATCAAAGATGGACATCCATAATTTGTCCACAGTGATAACACCTAACATCTTATACTTACCCCATAAGGAAGCCTCGAATGACAATGCTTCAGAAGAACCAGAATCTGGATTAGTTGACTCATTCGCCCAAAACAAAGGGGAAAATTATTTCTTGGCTATTGAGATTGTTGATTACTTGATCACCcataatgaagaaatggCAATGGTTCCGAAATTTCTGATGAATCTCTTAAGAGAGGTGCAGTCGCAGAAGTTAGATAACTATGAGTCGATTAACAATCATATTTCTCAcatattggaaaaaaaaacaatcgACTATTCAGAATTTGATGTAAAGAGTCCTGTCACCGTCAAAGATTCCACTACTATGGTCGTGCAAAGTgaaataaacaaaacagaaaatgataCGTAG